A DNA window from Mucilaginibacter xinganensis contains the following coding sequences:
- a CDS encoding TlpA disulfide reductase family protein, translating into MKKYFIFYTIILVSFVVSSCKNKDAFTLSGTVTNPGSLKKIYLLAADSATVAVVDSTNLSDQGTFQFKHVAPYANLYKLRVGGSIFDLIAKNGDAIDFSTNLTDNSHAYKISGSDDSEKIKEFNKISNFYGEKNAKITQEYQDKAQAIGKESDSLIKIYLPMFQRNIKDYSTEILKFVNANKNSLAGFYAATSLEEGKFEPHLIAYADDIKSSFKDNPGVQKFIKQMMDLKPVSVGHKAPDFTIAGVDGKPIKLADYKGKYVMLDFWASWCAPCRQENPNVVKQYAVFKPLGFNILGISLDQDKAKWEQAIAADKLTWSHGSDLKNFEGPTERLFHIEAIPSNFIIDPNGVIVAKNVTGTDLEEFLNKTFNKSQQIVKIK; encoded by the coding sequence ATGAAAAAGTATTTCATATTTTACACCATTATCCTGGTTTCATTTGTAGTGTCTTCCTGCAAAAATAAGGACGCATTTACCCTTTCGGGAACCGTGACCAACCCTGGAAGCCTAAAAAAAATATACCTGTTAGCCGCTGACAGTGCTACTGTTGCCGTTGTTGATTCGACTAATTTAAGCGACCAGGGCACGTTCCAGTTTAAGCATGTGGCACCTTATGCCAATCTGTATAAGTTAAGGGTTGGCGGGAGTATTTTTGATCTGATCGCTAAAAATGGAGATGCTATTGACTTCAGTACAAATCTTACTGATAATTCACATGCCTATAAGATTTCAGGATCGGATGATTCGGAAAAGATCAAAGAATTTAACAAGATCAGTAATTTTTATGGTGAAAAGAATGCTAAAATAACGCAGGAATATCAGGATAAAGCGCAGGCAATTGGCAAAGAATCAGATTCACTGATAAAAATATATCTGCCCATGTTTCAACGGAATATCAAAGATTACAGCACCGAGATCCTGAAGTTTGTTAATGCTAACAAAAATTCGCTTGCAGGGTTTTATGCGGCAACATCGCTGGAGGAAGGCAAGTTTGAGCCGCATCTTATTGCATACGCGGATGATATTAAAAGCAGCTTTAAAGATAATCCGGGTGTTCAAAAATTCATCAAACAAATGATGGACCTTAAGCCTGTTTCGGTGGGGCATAAGGCACCTGATTTTACCATCGCAGGTGTGGATGGTAAACCCATAAAATTGGCTGATTACAAAGGTAAATATGTGATGCTTGATTTCTGGGCATCGTGGTGTGCGCCCTGCAGGCAGGAAAATCCAAATGTGGTTAAGCAATATGCCGTATTTAAACCACTCGGATTTAATATACTTGGGATTTCGCTTGACCAGGACAAAGCTAAATGGGAGCAGGCTATAGCTGCCGATAAACTTACCTGGAGCCATGGATCTGACCTGAAAAATTTCGAGGGTCCTACAGAACGACTTTTCCATATTGAAGCGATCCCTTCAAATTTTATAATTGATCCGAACGGTGTTATCGTTGCAAAAAACGTAACAGGTACCGATCTTGAAGAGTTTTTAAATAAGACGTTTAATAAATCTCAACAAATCGTTAAAATAAAGTAA
- a CDS encoding response regulator transcription factor, producing MSSSNKQKILIVDDEPDILELIEYNLKKEGYQVFLARNGQEAVAEAKRSLPDLIVLDIMMPKMDGIEACRIMRTMPEFKNTFMVFLTARSEEYSEIAGFNVGADDYIAKPIKPRALVSRINAILRRNAPAEDMTDNKLEIGDLVIDREAYLVFQRGNKVVLAKKEFELLYLLASKPGKVYTREVILKNIWEDSVVVTNRTIDVHIRKLREKLGDDCVATVKGVGYKFEA from the coding sequence ATGAGTAGTTCTAACAAACAAAAAATTCTGATAGTTGACGATGAGCCTGATATTTTAGAGCTTATTGAATATAATTTGAAAAAAGAGGGCTACCAGGTTTTCCTGGCACGCAACGGGCAGGAAGCTGTTGCTGAAGCTAAAAGATCATTACCAGACTTAATTGTATTGGATATAATGATGCCAAAAATGGATGGTATTGAAGCATGCCGAATTATGCGCACAATGCCTGAGTTCAAGAATACTTTTATGGTTTTCTTGACTGCCCGCAGCGAAGAGTACTCTGAAATTGCCGGATTTAATGTAGGTGCCGATGATTATATTGCTAAACCAATAAAGCCCCGTGCTCTGGTTAGCCGCATAAACGCCATATTGCGCCGCAATGCGCCGGCAGAAGATATGACCGATAACAAGCTTGAAATAGGCGACCTGGTTATTGACCGCGAAGCTTATCTTGTTTTTCAGCGCGGTAATAAGGTTGTATTGGCAAAGAAAGAGTTTGAATTGTTATACCTGCTTGCTTCAAAACCGGGCAAAGTTTACACCCGCGAGGTGATCCTTAAAAATATTTGGGAAGATTCTGTAGTGGTTACTAACCGCACCATTGACGTTCACATCCGCAAACTGCGCGAGAAGCTTGGCGATGACTGTGTTGCAACTGTAAAAGGAGTGGGGTACAAATTTGAAGCTTAA